A segment of the Chaetodon trifascialis isolate fChaTrf1 chromosome 2, fChaTrf1.hap1, whole genome shotgun sequence genome:
TCCTCTAAGGTACCCTGTGACCGCCTGACATTCTAATCATGTCCCTGCTCACACATTCTCCACGCTCTGCTTGATGTTTATTCACTTTCTGAGATCACCTCCTTTCTCCCCATACACTGATTTACATGCTCTGCCATCACTGGTTGCCTGGATTTTACACTTCAACAGGCTGCCttcagctgattggctgctacTGCAGGAGGGCATGGAAGCTGTCTCACCAAAACAGGCATAaaaggcagtgtgtgtgggatcagacacagagcagcatccaATGAGCAACTCTGAGCATCTTTGACAGAGAGCCGCTGCCAGCTTAAATAAAACTGGGAGGTGTTAAAAAAAAGCgaggaaagaagctgaagaagtcAGTGACAGTCAGCTTTACAGTAAGTGAGACAGTTTTAGGGagattttcttctcattttggCATTGAAATAAAAAGAACAGCATGTCTCTGGAGGTGAAGGAGAAGACCCAGGTGCGTCTAGTGTTTCTGGGGGCAGCAGGAGTGGGCAAGACCGCCCTGATCCAACGCTTCCTCCAGGACACATTTGAGCCCAAACACCGCCGTACAGTGGAGGAGCTGCACAGCAAGGAGTATGACATCGGTGGGGTCAAGATCACAGTAGAGATCCTGGACACCAGTGGCAGCTACTCCTTCCCGGCCATGCGAAAGCTCTCCATCCAAAACAGCGACGCCTTCGCACTGGTGTACGCCGTGGATGACCCAGAATCACTGGAGGCGGTCAAGAGCCTCCGAGATGAGATCCTGGAGATCAAGGAGGACAAGTATACTCCAATCGTGGTGGTGGGGAACAAGGTGGACCGGGAGCAGGAGCGACAGGTGTCCAACGAGGACGTGCTGTCAACTGTAGAGATGGACTGGAACAACAGCTACCTGGAAGCTTCGGCGAAGGAGAACGCCAACGTGGTGGAGGTGTTCAAGGAGCTCCTGCAGCAGGCGAACCTTCCCAGCCGGCTCAGCCCAGCACTGCGCAGACGCAGGGAGACC
Coding sequences within it:
- the LOC139343794 gene encoding GTP-binding protein Rhes-like; translation: MSLEVKEKTQVRLVFLGAAGVGKTALIQRFLQDTFEPKHRRTVEELHSKEYDIGGVKITVEILDTSGSYSFPAMRKLSIQNSDAFALVYAVDDPESLEAVKSLRDEILEIKEDKYTPIVVVGNKVDREQERQVSNEDVLSTVEMDWNNSYLEASAKENANVVEVFKELLQQANLPSRLSPALRRRRETFPKDTSIRPPMNKTNSCILS